Proteins from a genomic interval of Paenibacillus sp. FSL H8-0048:
- a CDS encoding carbohydrate ABC transporter permease, with the protein MRKQSFYDNIAGYLFIAPMLILTVTLVIIPILLSGVISFSNWNFVSGLDGFGFVGLDNYTRLVQDESFHRSLYNNLIMIGVVPVAMFLALVLAVLINKATYFKTFFKVIYFMPFISSFVAIALLWRVLYHPNNGPINGFLRSIGVEHPPMWLADPKFALISVMIIMVWTSLGFNMVIYLAGLQNISRDLYEAADVDGASPLRQFFRITLPMLSPTSFFLLITGVVGSFKVFDLIMVLTGGGPAGSTSVIVYYLYEVAFVNLESGYASAMGIILLILILLVTLFQWVGQKKWVNY; encoded by the coding sequence ATGCGCAAGCAATCCTTTTACGACAATATTGCAGGGTATTTATTCATTGCCCCCATGCTCATTCTGACCGTAACGCTGGTAATTATTCCGATTCTCCTATCCGGTGTGATCAGCTTCTCGAACTGGAACTTTGTATCCGGTCTGGACGGGTTCGGGTTTGTCGGTCTGGATAACTACACCCGGCTGGTGCAGGACGAGTCCTTTCACCGTTCGCTCTACAACAACCTGATCATGATCGGCGTCGTTCCGGTGGCGATGTTCCTGGCGCTGGTGCTGGCGGTGCTGATCAACAAGGCAACGTATTTCAAAACCTTTTTCAAAGTGATCTACTTCATGCCCTTCATCTCAAGCTTCGTGGCGATTGCCCTGCTCTGGAGAGTGCTCTATCACCCGAACAACGGTCCGATCAACGGCTTCCTGAGATCCATCGGGGTGGAGCATCCGCCCATGTGGCTGGCTGATCCCAAGTTCGCCCTGATCTCGGTCATGATTATTATGGTGTGGACCTCACTCGGCTTCAATATGGTCATCTATCTGGCCGGCCTGCAGAATATCTCACGGGATCTGTATGAAGCCGCCGATGTGGACGGGGCCTCACCGCTCAGACAATTCTTCAGAATTACACTGCCGATGCTGTCGCCTACGTCCTTCTTCCTGTTGATCACAGGGGTTGTCGGGTCCTTCAAGGTCTTCGATCTGATTATGGTGTTAACCGGCGGCGGCCCGGCAGGCTCAACCTCCGTCATTGTCTACTATCTGTACGAGGTGGCATTTGTGAATCTGGAGTCGGGCTATGCTTCGGCGATGGGCATTATTCTGCTGATCCTCATCCTGCTGGTGACCTTGTTTCAATGGGTCGGACAAAAGAAATGGGTCAACTACTAG
- a CDS encoding carbohydrate ABC transporter permease, which yields MDNPKRYNRILSHTVLLLGAAAMILPFAWMLLTSFKTVTESTSMNPFVFLPRTWRWENYIEVWRQNNFLMLYWNTFAMMALRVLCAVMFSAMAAYAFARLRFPGRDFCFSLVLFQMMVPTQIFIIPQYLMVDALGMRNTIFALLFPGLVSAFGTFLLRQFFMGLPKELEEAAKIDGCNIGQTFARIMLPLVRSGLVALGIFTALFSFKDLMWPMIVNTSSDAATLSSALAKIQSAFSVDYPELMAASVLAIWPMLLIYILFQRQFIEGIATSGGKL from the coding sequence ATGGATAATCCGAAGCGTTATAACCGTATTCTGTCCCACACTGTGCTCCTCCTGGGAGCGGCCGCAATGATTCTGCCCTTCGCCTGGATGCTGCTCACCTCCTTCAAGACGGTGACGGAATCGACCTCCATGAATCCGTTTGTATTCCTTCCTAGGACCTGGAGATGGGAGAATTACATAGAGGTCTGGCGGCAAAATAACTTTTTGATGCTGTACTGGAATACGTTTGCGATGATGGCTCTGCGGGTGCTGTGCGCGGTGATGTTCAGTGCAATGGCAGCGTATGCTTTTGCGAGGCTGAGATTTCCGGGGCGTGACTTCTGCTTCAGTCTGGTGCTGTTCCAGATGATGGTGCCGACCCAGATCTTCATCATCCCGCAATATCTGATGGTGGATGCGCTGGGGATGCGCAATACGATCTTCGCTCTGCTGTTCCCCGGGCTGGTCAGCGCCTTCGGCACGTTCCTGCTGCGGCAGTTCTTCATGGGGCTGCCGAAGGAGCTCGAGGAGGCGGCGAAGATCGACGGCTGTAATATCGGCCAGACCTTCGCCAGAATAATGCTCCCGCTGGTCCGCTCCGGCCTGGTTGCACTCGGCATCTTCACGGCTCTCTTCTCCTTTAAAGACCTGATGTGGCCGATGATCGTTAACACCAGCTCGGATGCAGCGACCCTCTCCTCGGCCCTGGCGAAAATTCAGAGCGCCTTCTCCGTGGACTATCCTGAGCTGATGGCGGCTTCCGTGCTGGCCATCTGGCCGATGCTGCTGATCTACATTCTGTTCCAGCGGCAGTTCATTGAAGGCATTGCCACCTCGGGCGGCAAGCTCTGA
- a CDS encoding ABC transporter substrate-binding protein, which translates to MKKKGLAAVLSILLTAATLTACGNGNGNGNNKAAAPSASAPAEAAATQQASGEKVQLTYAIWDSNQEKGLRTIADEFEAKNPDIKVNIEVTGWSDYWTMLEAGATGGSLPDVFWMHSNEIYRYASNGMLLDLTDRIGKSTEVKLENYPEGLNQIYNLNGKQYAVPKDFDTIGLWYNKTLFDQAGIQHPDENWTWDDLKQAAKTLTKDGVYGFLAPLHNQEGYYNFVYQNGGTIITADKKSGYDDPKTIEALDFYIGLVREGLSPEVYGDAERADLLKNGKAAMGLFGSWNLSGFTENEYMAKNFDVAVLPKKEKQASIYNGLGNAIDAKTKHPEEAWKFVEYLSSKAGQERQAELGVAISAYTGAADKWVDSNKTFNIKAFVDMVSYGVIRPYSNTTAVWEDKAYEALKPAFTGKIPVAEAAKNAAKVMNESLAEEK; encoded by the coding sequence GTGAAGAAAAAAGGCTTAGCGGCCGTATTGTCCATCCTGCTTACAGCGGCCACCTTGACCGCATGCGGTAACGGCAACGGCAACGGCAATAACAAGGCAGCTGCCCCATCGGCAAGCGCGCCTGCAGAGGCGGCGGCAACACAGCAAGCAAGCGGAGAGAAGGTCCAGCTGACCTATGCAATCTGGGATTCCAATCAGGAGAAGGGCCTGCGGACCATCGCCGATGAATTCGAGGCTAAGAACCCGGACATCAAGGTCAATATTGAAGTGACCGGCTGGTCCGATTATTGGACGATGCTGGAGGCCGGAGCTACCGGAGGCTCGCTGCCGGATGTCTTCTGGATGCACTCGAACGAGATTTACCGCTATGCCAGCAACGGCATGCTGCTTGATCTCACAGACCGGATCGGCAAGAGCACCGAGGTGAAGCTGGAGAATTACCCGGAAGGTCTAAACCAGATCTATAACCTGAACGGCAAGCAGTACGCGGTGCCGAAGGATTTTGACACGATCGGGCTGTGGTATAACAAGACGCTGTTCGATCAGGCGGGCATTCAGCACCCGGATGAGAATTGGACCTGGGATGATCTGAAGCAGGCGGCCAAGACGCTTACAAAGGACGGGGTCTATGGCTTTCTTGCTCCGCTGCATAATCAGGAGGGGTATTACAACTTCGTCTATCAGAACGGCGGAACCATTATTACAGCGGATAAAAAATCAGGCTACGATGATCCCAAGACCATTGAAGCGCTTGATTTCTATATCGGCCTGGTGCGTGAGGGATTGTCACCTGAGGTCTACGGCGATGCCGAGCGTGCCGATCTGCTGAAGAACGGTAAGGCGGCCATGGGGCTGTTCGGCTCCTGGAACCTGAGCGGCTTCACGGAGAATGAATACATGGCTAAGAATTTCGATGTGGCTGTGCTGCCGAAGAAGGAGAAGCAGGCCTCGATCTATAACGGCCTCGGCAATGCCATTGATGCCAAGACCAAGCATCCTGAGGAAGCTTGGAAGTTCGTGGAATACCTGAGCTCCAAGGCAGGTCAGGAGCGGCAGGCAGAGCTTGGCGTAGCGATCTCCGCATACACAGGCGCAGCCGATAAGTGGGTGGATTCCAACAAGACCTTCAACATCAAAGCCTTCGTGGATATGGTCAGCTATGGCGTGATCCGTCCCTATTCCAATACAACGGCGGTCTGGGAAGACAAGGCCTATGAAGCGCTTAAGCCTGCGTTCACCGGCAAGATACCGGTAGCGGAAGCCGCGAAGAATGCGGCTAAGGTGATGAATGAGAGCTTGGCGGAAGAGAAATAA
- a CDS encoding carbohydrate ABC transporter permease, translated as MKRRIGAATRNEWYWGWLLIAPTMLGLLVLNFIPIIQTAYLSFFKSGDFGKGNIYIGWDNYNKLIHDPQVWHAVGNTLLYTLLVVPASVAIAMLVAVLLNGKLVGRSLYRTIYFIPMVAAPAAVTMVWRWMYNQHYGLMNYGLSRVGLPAVNWTTDPRVALISIAIIGIWSVIGYNMVLLLAGLQEIPKDFYEASDIDGASRVRQFFMITLPLVSPTLFFVVVTSVIQAMQVFDVIYMMIDVTNPAYDHTVSLVYLFYNNSFKYSNKGYGSAVVLVLLTLIMIITFFQMRAQKKWVNYM; from the coding sequence GTGAAGAGAAGAATAGGAGCTGCCACCCGGAACGAATGGTACTGGGGCTGGCTGCTGATCGCACCCACCATGCTCGGGCTGCTGGTGCTCAATTTTATTCCGATTATCCAGACCGCGTACCTGAGCTTCTTCAAGAGCGGAGACTTCGGCAAAGGCAACATCTACATCGGGTGGGACAATTACAATAAGCTGATTCATGATCCGCAGGTGTGGCATGCTGTAGGTAATACCCTGCTGTATACTCTGCTGGTTGTACCTGCAAGTGTGGCTATCGCTATGCTGGTGGCCGTGCTGCTGAACGGCAAGCTCGTGGGCCGCTCGCTGTACCGCACGATCTACTTCATCCCGATGGTCGCTGCACCCGCAGCGGTCACCATGGTCTGGCGGTGGATGTACAACCAGCATTATGGCCTGATGAATTACGGGCTGTCCAGAGTGGGCCTGCCGGCGGTCAATTGGACGACTGATCCGCGTGTTGCGCTGATCTCCATCGCCATAATCGGCATCTGGAGCGTGATCGGCTACAATATGGTGCTGCTGCTCGCCGGTCTGCAGGAGATCCCGAAGGACTTTTATGAAGCGTCTGATATCGACGGGGCCAGCAGAGTACGGCAATTCTTCATGATCACCCTGCCGCTGGTCTCGCCAACCCTGTTCTTTGTAGTGGTGACCTCGGTCATTCAGGCGATGCAGGTCTTCGACGTGATCTACATGATGATTGATGTGACCAACCCGGCTTATGATCATACCGTATCGCTGGTGTATCTGTTCTATAATAATTCGTTCAAATACTCGAACAAGGGCTATGGCTCGGCAGTTGTACTGGTGCTGCTCACACTGATTATGATCATTACGTTCTTTCAGATGCGGGCGCAGAAAAAATGGGTCAACTACATGTAG
- a CDS encoding carbohydrate ABC transporter permease, with product MRSIKLNRVIVTVVMGVAGILFIMPFLWMLSASFKPELDVMKYPIEWIPSKWNAAENYKQVWAGAVPFTLYYWNTTKVTLMSTALSLIISAMAAYGFSKIIFKGRDMLFLVVLATFMIPTQAILVPQFIMYRWLGLFDSHFGLVLLAASGVLGTFLLRQFFLGIHDEIIESARIDAAGHWTIFMRIAMPLVQPALATYMILRFIWTWNDYQNPLIFLRSDSLFTLQLGIRKFADFSGEFYSLMMAGAVSAILPLLIIFMIGQKQVIEGVAMGSVKG from the coding sequence ATGCGATCGATCAAGCTTAACCGTGTTATTGTTACCGTTGTCATGGGGGTTGCGGGCATTCTGTTCATCATGCCGTTCTTATGGATGCTCTCCGCCTCCTTCAAGCCCGAGCTGGATGTCATGAAATATCCGATAGAATGGATTCCATCGAAATGGAATGCGGCGGAGAACTACAAGCAGGTATGGGCGGGTGCCGTGCCGTTCACACTCTACTACTGGAATACGACAAAGGTTACTCTGATGTCTACAGCGCTGTCACTGATTATCTCCGCTATGGCGGCTTACGGTTTCTCCAAAATCATTTTCAAAGGGCGGGATATGCTCTTTCTGGTGGTCCTGGCCACCTTCATGATTCCAACGCAGGCCATTCTGGTTCCGCAGTTCATTATGTACCGCTGGCTTGGACTGTTCGACAGCCATTTCGGGCTGGTGCTGCTTGCCGCCTCCGGGGTGCTTGGAACCTTCCTGCTGAGACAGTTCTTCCTTGGAATCCATGATGAAATTATTGAATCGGCGCGGATTGATGCAGCGGGCCACTGGACGATCTTCATGCGGATTGCCATGCCTCTGGTGCAGCCAGCCCTTGCTACCTATATGATTCTCCGCTTTATCTGGACCTGGAATGATTACCAGAATCCGCTGATCTTCCTTCGTTCCGATTCATTGTTTACCCTGCAGCTGGGCATCCGGAAATTCGCTGATTTCAGCGGCGAGTTCTACTCCTTGATGATGGCAGGCGCTGTATCGGCCATTCTGCCGTTGTTAATTATTTTCATGATCGGCCAGAAGCAGGTGATTGAGGGAGTTGCGATGGGCAGTGTCAAAGGCTAG
- a CDS encoding sensor histidine kinase, with amino-acid sequence MKEKHRLSQLSFRQKLILTSIACLVIPALGMLYITNVYSKLIIREHSLEKSTQSLRIVQSQIDVIFEEMVSVSNFVHFDPEIKTLLEDAKTNPVAARTLTSRLEQVAGDTIDLRITLLDKEGHAYSDYSFYDYDPRQFLKRRWFATLEQLPPYDTLFMGAEDNYLTSLKAEQPYIFMTARALREETTSAPYAYLIVSRSEASIRERFASLEEDVYLLDEEDNILSNRSHELIGTSFDKLLPVDELAFPDIVKFKGENQLLLSLPLKYAKWKLISVAPYEQLTERLNGMNRTGLIIQTVFALSFLFALTVLLRRFTKPVLVLGKAARRVEDGDLMVRSGIRGTDEIGSLGHSFDNMLDRVQLMLRQVETEQELKRQAEIAMLQAQINPHFLFNVLSSIRLKLLMKQDEENAAIVGSLSAMLRASFSSREEFVSIASELDFTKQYMELMRFTMRYPTDYAVHVDKELLLETVPRFILQPIIENAYKHGFLQGGGRVVITIGLVQSRLTIHIEDNGTGMEEHTLAALLQHIRQKDAEIGALSADGTPVAEPAHGIGLINVYQRLKLIYGERFEMNIESIHGERTTVQLIMPVKRIGADIHDL; translated from the coding sequence ATGAAAGAAAAGCACAGGCTCAGTCAGCTCTCCTTCCGGCAAAAGCTAATCCTTACCTCCATCGCCTGCCTGGTCATTCCGGCACTGGGGATGCTATATATTACCAATGTCTATTCCAAGCTGATTATCCGGGAGCATTCCTTGGAGAAGTCCACGCAGTCCCTGAGAATTGTCCAGTCGCAGATTGATGTGATCTTCGAAGAGATGGTATCGGTGTCGAATTTCGTCCATTTCGATCCGGAGATCAAGACCCTGCTGGAGGATGCCAAGACCAATCCCGTAGCAGCGCGGACCCTGACCAGCCGCCTGGAGCAGGTGGCCGGAGACACCATTGATCTGCGGATCACCCTGCTGGACAAGGAAGGACATGCCTATTCCGATTATTCCTTCTATGATTATGATCCCCGGCAATTTCTGAAGCGGCGCTGGTTCGCTACGCTGGAGCAGCTCCCGCCGTATGACACCTTATTTATGGGAGCAGAGGACAACTATCTGACCTCCCTGAAGGCTGAGCAGCCGTATATCTTCATGACAGCGCGTGCCTTAAGAGAAGAAACGACTTCCGCCCCCTACGCTTACCTGATTGTCAGCCGCAGTGAGGCTTCGATCCGTGAGCGGTTTGCTTCACTGGAAGAGGATGTGTATCTGCTGGATGAAGAGGATAACATTCTGTCGAACCGCAGCCATGAGCTGATAGGCACAAGCTTTGACAAGCTGCTGCCTGTAGATGAGCTGGCCTTCCCTGATATCGTCAAGTTCAAGGGGGAGAACCAGCTCCTCCTCTCGCTGCCGCTGAAATATGCCAAATGGAAGTTGATCAGTGTCGCTCCCTATGAGCAGCTGACGGAACGGTTGAACGGGATGAACCGGACCGGCCTGATTATTCAGACAGTGTTTGCGCTCAGCTTCTTGTTCGCGCTTACTGTTCTGCTGCGGAGATTCACCAAGCCCGTGCTTGTCCTGGGCAAGGCGGCGCGCCGGGTCGAGGACGGAGATCTCATGGTCCGCTCGGGCATCCGGGGAACCGATGAGATCGGCAGCCTCGGGCACTCCTTCGATAACATGCTGGACCGGGTGCAGCTGATGCTCAGACAGGTGGAGACGGAGCAGGAATTGAAGCGCCAGGCGGAAATTGCGATGCTGCAGGCCCAGATCAACCCGCATTTTCTGTTCAATGTGCTTAGCTCGATCCGGCTCAAGCTGCTCATGAAGCAGGATGAGGAGAATGCTGCTATAGTCGGCTCCCTATCTGCTATGCTGCGGGCCAGCTTTTCCAGCCGGGAGGAATTCGTCTCGATTGCCAGTGAGCTTGATTTCACCAAACAGTATATGGAATTAATGCGGTTCACGATGAGATATCCTACGGATTATGCAGTGCATGTGGACAAAGAGCTGCTGCTGGAGACAGTGCCAAGGTTCATCCTGCAGCCTATTATTGAGAATGCTTACAAGCACGGGTTCCTGCAGGGCGGAGGACGGGTGGTCATTACCATCGGACTCGTTCAGTCCAGGCTGACCATTCACATTGAGGACAACGGCACGGGAATGGAGGAGCATACGCTCGCCGCCCTGCTTCAGCACATCAGGCAGAAGGATGCGGAGATAGGCGCCTTGAGTGCTGACGGGACGCCCGTGGCTGAGCCCGCTCACGGCATCGGATTAATCAACGTCTACCAGCGGCTCAAGCTAATCTACGGGGAGCGCTTCGAGATGAACATTGAGAGCATTCACGGGGAGCGAACCACCGTACAGTTAATCATGCCCGTGAAGCGGATAGGAGCAGATATTCATGACCTATAA
- a CDS encoding ABC transporter substrate-binding protein yields MSVRIEGEWLKEGEKPMMARRTGRLCAAALLLFVLAGCDAQERTDASLLSSQLPGEDEPVTLRYSSYLLDTAQAGKVYFDAIAEFERLHPGIKIEADFIQNNNYTAGIKIRLLGGERVDVFDTWSPSLFEEFRALRSDMYLDLTGAEFLKEFYPNSLLPVTIDGRVYGAPEVMHSDGLLYNKTLFDELGLAVPRTWDEFLALCLKLKEAGVIPVAMDAEWSTAQFFWGSIMSDNGADAAWTKKLERGEITIDDPVFTDAIKKHREIIDRGLVPPNWKSLKHEQAKDLVGTGRAAMIITGTWDIPSIKERNPAQDIRFMMVPGSVRTVPNINVGTYRVISSRTEHPEEAKQFVAFMNGRATQEKLAAGALAVPSVISAPTDRSDSVSSIAAAVTREDATLYWPHTVSTESLQVKILEGVNQYLAGQPLETALAGIQRAVDEAAAKRRAAR; encoded by the coding sequence ATGTCCGTCAGAATAGAGGGAGAATGGCTGAAGGAGGGAGAGAAGCCCATGATGGCAAGAAGAACCGGGAGACTGTGCGCCGCTGCACTGCTGCTCTTCGTGCTGGCTGGCTGTGATGCACAGGAGCGCACGGACGCCTCCCTTCTGTCCAGCCAGCTGCCCGGTGAAGATGAACCTGTCACCCTCCGCTACTCCAGCTATCTGCTGGATACGGCGCAGGCGGGCAAGGTATATTTCGATGCGATTGCCGAATTTGAACGTCTGCATCCCGGGATTAAGATTGAAGCCGACTTTATTCAGAATAATAATTACACGGCAGGGATCAAGATCAGGCTGCTGGGTGGCGAGAGGGTGGATGTATTCGATACATGGTCGCCCAGTCTGTTCGAGGAATTCCGCGCTCTGCGCAGCGATATGTATCTGGACCTGACGGGCGCTGAATTCCTTAAGGAGTTCTACCCCAATTCACTGCTGCCGGTAACTATTGACGGCAGGGTATACGGCGCTCCTGAAGTGATGCACAGCGACGGGCTGCTGTACAACAAGACCCTGTTCGATGAGCTGGGACTGGCAGTCCCGCGCACCTGGGATGAGTTCCTGGCGCTCTGCCTGAAGCTGAAGGAGGCCGGGGTGATTCCGGTAGCGATGGATGCGGAATGGTCTACGGCCCAGTTCTTTTGGGGTTCAATCATGTCGGACAACGGGGCGGATGCCGCCTGGACGAAGAAGCTGGAGCGCGGGGAGATCACTATTGATGATCCGGTGTTCACCGATGCAATCAAGAAGCACCGGGAGATCATTGACCGGGGGCTGGTGCCGCCGAACTGGAAGAGCCTGAAGCATGAGCAGGCGAAGGACCTGGTGGGCACGGGCCGGGCAGCTATGATCATTACCGGAACCTGGGATATTCCCAGCATCAAGGAGCGGAATCCGGCGCAGGATATCCGCTTCATGATGGTGCCGGGCAGTGTGCGGACGGTGCCGAACATCAATGTCGGTACGTACCGTGTCATCAGCTCCCGGACGGAGCATCCGGAGGAGGCCAAGCAGTTCGTGGCGTTCATGAACGGCAGAGCCACGCAGGAGAAGCTGGCCGCAGGCGCACTCGCCGTGCCATCCGTCATCTCGGCGCCCACGGACCGCAGCGATTCGGTCTCGTCCATTGCCGCTGCAGTGACGCGCGAGGATGCGACCCTATACTGGCCGCATACGGTATCGACGGAATCGCTCCAGGTGAAGATTCTGGAGGGGGTCAATCAATATCTGGCCGGACAGCCGCTGGAGACCGCCCTGGCCGGCATCCAGCGGGCGGTTGATGAGGCTGCGGCTAAGCGGCGGGCAGCCCGATAG
- a CDS encoding response regulator transcription factor → MTYKVVLADDHYPVLEYLSAAIPWDTLGLELSACCSDGRQAWEACQLHQPDILLTDIGMPAMNGLELIRKAREMNPQLQTIILSCHGEFEYAQQAVKLNVAEYILKESLQIDQVIAVLTEAVARLEVKLKSRNHYLQMEKLVSQNHAAIRTRFIRMFVEQPVWDEAEWFGQAEAMGISLHQGTPYLPVLAVPERSYELERRFSGVVNLQFVMDNVLQEFLEIDGIIQFALTERQFILFIPLPHILVRNLYEEFRDHFRHVQRMAKLHLRMGISFFYGEATPSLIDIKKQIQALLDSHALRFYTAEGAIMKYAPVQTSGEDLFVHYSEILQQLRDCIQQEDSSQIAAKVREIKQYIGDQKYPVESVKSWLLKMVMELELKYVVMQNFVNNFNSERLQRSIQEFETLEQLMEWLEEFLKDKILMLSSMWKQNVRKEVAEAKRYVMNHISEKVGMEEMAKRLGLNPTHFSRLFRLETGLTFIEYVTRVKMEQARDLLNQTNLTIVEIAEQLGYDNVSYFIKLFRNFSGMTPAEFRKSL, encoded by the coding sequence ATGACCTATAAAGTAGTACTAGCAGATGATCATTATCCTGTCCTGGAGTATTTAAGTGCTGCGATCCCTTGGGACACCCTCGGCCTTGAATTGTCGGCTTGCTGCTCGGACGGCAGACAGGCCTGGGAAGCCTGCCAGCTGCATCAGCCGGATATTCTGCTTACGGATATCGGCATGCCGGCGATGAATGGACTGGAATTAATCCGGAAGGCGCGGGAGATGAACCCTCAGCTGCAGACGATTATCCTGTCCTGCCACGGGGAATTCGAATATGCCCAGCAGGCTGTGAAGCTGAATGTGGCCGAATATATATTGAAGGAGAGCCTGCAGATCGATCAAGTGATTGCTGTATTAACGGAGGCGGTAGCCCGGCTGGAGGTGAAGCTGAAATCCCGTAACCACTACCTCCAGATGGAGAAGCTGGTCAGCCAGAACCACGCCGCCATCCGGACCAGGTTCATCCGCATGTTCGTGGAGCAGCCGGTCTGGGATGAAGCCGAGTGGTTCGGACAAGCCGAAGCGATGGGCATCAGCCTGCACCAAGGCACCCCGTATCTGCCCGTACTGGCGGTCCCGGAGCGCTCCTATGAGCTGGAACGGCGGTTCAGCGGAGTGGTGAACCTGCAGTTCGTGATGGATAATGTGCTGCAGGAATTCCTGGAGATCGATGGCATTATCCAGTTCGCGCTGACGGAACGGCAGTTCATCCTGTTCATTCCTTTGCCGCATATCCTCGTCCGCAATCTGTATGAGGAGTTCCGTGATCATTTCCGGCATGTTCAGAGAATGGCGAAGCTGCATTTGCGGATGGGGATTTCCTTCTTTTACGGGGAGGCTACTCCAAGTCTGATTGACATCAAGAAGCAGATTCAGGCGCTGCTGGATTCCCATGCCCTGCGATTCTATACCGCCGAGGGGGCGATTATGAAGTATGCGCCTGTCCAGACCAGCGGCGAGGACCTGTTCGTGCATTATTCGGAGATTCTACAGCAGCTAAGGGACTGCATTCAGCAGGAGGACAGCTCGCAGATTGCGGCCAAGGTCAGGGAGATTAAGCAGTATATCGGGGACCAGAAATATCCGGTAGAGAGTGTGAAGAGCTGGCTGCTCAAGATGGTGATGGAGCTGGAATTGAAATATGTAGTCATGCAGAACTTCGTCAACAACTTCAACAGTGAGCGGCTTCAGCGCTCGATCCAGGAATTCGAAACGCTGGAGCAGCTCATGGAATGGCTGGAGGAATTCCTGAAGGATAAAATACTCATGCTGAGCTCCATGTGGAAGCAGAATGTCCGCAAAGAGGTCGCTGAAGCCAAACGTTATGTCATGAATCATATCAGCGAGAAGGTTGGAATGGAGGAGATGGCGAAGCGCCTGGGCCTGAACCCCACCCATTTCAGCCGGTTATTCCGTCTGGAGACCGGACTGACCTTCATTGAGTACGTAACGAGGGTGAAAATGGAGCAGGCCCGCGATCTCCTGAATCAGACGAACCTGACCATCGTGGAGATCGCGGAGCAGCTTGGCTATGACAACGTCAGCTACTTCATCAAGCTGTTCCGTAACTTCTCCGGCATGACTCCGGCGGAATTCCGCAAGTCGCTGTAG